Proteins encoded in a region of the Geobacillus genomosp. 3 genome:
- a CDS encoding coproporphyrinogen III oxidase yields MNVRIEIQGLPNPERFQRPLEVMTELFFEAPELSFAPLPEADVAVSFVISGNGRIAVFGTLVDKASGRTEEAGHERRVPADADGKAQEKQLKNAVFHVYLTLLENYTDLVQPWGILTGVRPVKLFHQLLRSGLSKEEAHRKLAEEYLVTKEKIELMQAIVDRQLTVVPDLYDLAHEVSVYIGIPFCPTKCAYCTFPAYAINGRQGSVDAFLAGLHYEMEAVGRFLRERGIRITTIYYGGGTPTSITADEMDRLYAHMYDVFPDVDRVREITVEAGRPDTITPEKLEVLKKWKIDRISINPQSYIQETLKAIGRHHTVEETVNKFQLARQMGMNNINMDLIIGLPGEGLPEFTYTLEQTERLMPESLTVHTLSFKRASEMTKNKQKYKVAGREEIQAMMKAAQGWTNERGYVPYYLYRQKNILGNLENVGYALPGHESIYNIMIMEEQQSIIGLGCGASSKFVDPKTRKITRQANPKEPKVYNEHFAEYTEEKINLLKGIFG; encoded by the coding sequence ATGAACGTGCGGATTGAAATTCAAGGACTGCCAAATCCGGAGCGGTTTCAACGTCCGCTTGAAGTGATGACCGAGCTGTTTTTCGAAGCGCCGGAGCTGTCGTTTGCGCCGCTTCCTGAGGCTGATGTGGCCGTCTCGTTTGTCATCAGCGGAAACGGGCGCATTGCTGTTTTCGGAACGCTTGTTGACAAGGCGTCCGGGCGCACCGAGGAAGCCGGGCATGAGCGAAGGGTGCCGGCGGACGCGGATGGGAAAGCGCAGGAAAAGCAGCTCAAAAACGCAGTCTTCCATGTGTATTTAACGTTGCTTGAGAACTATACCGACCTGGTCCAGCCTTGGGGCATTTTAACCGGCGTCCGTCCGGTGAAGCTGTTCCATCAGCTGTTGCGCTCGGGGCTCTCGAAAGAAGAGGCGCATCGGAAGCTGGCCGAGGAGTACTTGGTGACTAAGGAGAAAATCGAACTGATGCAGGCGATCGTCGACCGCCAGCTCACGGTCGTGCCCGATTTATACGATTTGGCCCATGAAGTGAGCGTTTATATCGGCATTCCGTTTTGCCCGACAAAGTGCGCGTATTGTACGTTTCCGGCGTACGCCATTAACGGCCGCCAAGGGTCGGTCGACGCCTTTTTGGCCGGGCTCCATTATGAAATGGAAGCGGTCGGCCGCTTTTTGCGCGAACGCGGCATTCGCATTACGACGATCTACTATGGCGGCGGAACGCCGACGAGCATTACGGCTGACGAGATGGACCGTTTATACGCTCATATGTACGACGTCTTTCCGGATGTTGACCGCGTCCGTGAAATCACGGTCGAGGCCGGCCGGCCGGATACGATTACGCCGGAAAAGCTTGAGGTGCTGAAAAAATGGAAAATCGATCGGATCAGCATTAACCCGCAGTCGTACATTCAAGAAACGTTAAAGGCGATCGGCCGCCATCATACGGTTGAAGAGACGGTCAACAAGTTTCAGTTGGCGCGGCAAATGGGCATGAACAACATCAACATGGATTTAATTATCGGTCTGCCGGGTGAAGGGCTGCCGGAGTTTACGTATACACTCGAACAGACGGAACGGCTCATGCCGGAATCGCTCACCGTTCATACGCTGTCGTTCAAGCGGGCGTCCGAGATGACGAAAAACAAACAAAAGTACAAAGTCGCCGGCCGTGAAGAAATACAGGCGATGATGAAGGCGGCTCAAGGGTGGACAAACGAGCGCGGGTATGTCCCGTATTACTTGTATCGGCAAAAAAATATTCTCGGCAACCTCGAAAACGTCGGTTACGCCTTGCCGGGGCACGAGAGCATTTACAATATCATGATCATGGAAGAACAGCAGTCGATCATCGGGCTCGGCTGTGGGGCGTCAAGCAAATTCGTCGATCCAAAAACACGGAAAATCACCCGTCAAGCGAATCCGAAAGAGCCGAAAGTGTACAACGAGCATTTCGCCGAATATACGGAAGAAAAGATCAATCTGTTAAAGGGAATATTTGGATAA
- a CDS encoding YhzD family protein — MPTYTLTAFERDGEKLLDETFEAANDEEAKKIGEQKLRERGCWDKTHRCVNAGGKLILFHR, encoded by the coding sequence ATGCCAACGTATACGTTGACCGCCTTTGAACGCGACGGGGAAAAATTGCTTGATGAGACATTTGAAGCCGCGAATGATGAAGAAGCGAAAAAAATCGGTGAACAAAAGCTGCGCGAGCGCGGCTGTTGGGACAAAACACACCGCTGCGTCAACGCCGGCGGCAAGCTCATTTTATTTCACCGCTAA
- a CDS encoding ABC transporter ATP-binding protein — MSVEIIGVTKRFGQATAVDGLTLTVPEGEMFGLLGANGAGKTTTFRMILGLLLPTEGVIRWCGEPIDYSKSHLIGYLPEERGLYPKLKVKEQLLYLGRLRGMKKTDLLSEIDRWLERFHIRDYANRRVEELSKGNQQKVQFIAAVLHRPKLVILDEPFSGLDPVNVELLKEAVLDLKQGGATIIFSSHRMEHVEELCEHVCILHRGQAVVSGMLRELKRSFGKQILVIQGEGPLEELAPFPGVLQWKRTVEGVRLQIANEEIAQAILSHITGKVKVRLFALEEPSLNDIFIEKVGAAYE, encoded by the coding sequence ATGAGTGTGGAGATCATCGGGGTGACGAAACGGTTTGGTCAAGCGACTGCTGTCGATGGACTGACGTTGACTGTTCCGGAAGGGGAAATGTTTGGTCTGCTCGGCGCAAACGGGGCGGGAAAGACGACGACTTTTCGCATGATTTTAGGTCTTTTGCTTCCAACGGAAGGAGTGATCCGTTGGTGCGGGGAGCCGATTGATTACTCCAAAAGTCATTTGATTGGCTATTTGCCGGAAGAGCGCGGATTGTATCCGAAGCTGAAAGTGAAAGAGCAGCTTCTGTATTTAGGGCGTTTGCGTGGAATGAAAAAGACAGATCTCCTCTCAGAAATCGACCGATGGCTAGAACGCTTCCATATTCGTGATTATGCCAATAGACGGGTCGAAGAGTTGTCAAAAGGCAACCAACAAAAAGTCCAGTTTATCGCTGCCGTGCTTCACCGACCAAAGCTAGTCATCTTGGATGAGCCGTTTAGTGGCCTTGATCCGGTGAACGTCGAACTGTTGAAAGAGGCGGTGCTGGATTTAAAACAGGGCGGTGCGACGATCATTTTCTCGAGCCATCGCATGGAACATGTAGAAGAGCTGTGTGAACATGTTTGCATTTTGCACCGGGGACAGGCCGTGGTGTCTGGGATGCTCCGTGAGTTGAAACGTTCGTTCGGAAAACAAATCCTCGTCATTCAAGGGGAGGGGCCGTTGGAAGAATTGGCGCCATTTCCTGGCGTTTTGCAGTGGAAACGGACGGTGGAAGGAGTGCGGCTGCAGATCGCCAATGAGGAAATAGCGCAAGCGATCCTCAGCCATATCACTGGGAAGGTGAAGGTGCGTCTATTTGCCTTGGAGGAACCATCTTTGAATGATATTTTTATTGAAAAAGTGGGGGCGGCATATGAATAA
- a CDS encoding ABC transporter permease, giving the protein MNKFFLVMGHTYGTKLKAKSFLVTTAITCLLIIGLANIQSIIKFFTSDEKAQVAVIDRTGSLYGPLTKQITGGEVALTKITDMEKEAKEAVKEGEWDGLLILSADEGGLPRAVYYAKTIVDNQTPEELAQALSQLKTALSAAKLGLTNEQMAELYKPVSFQKVALEEDAKTEEELNQARVLVYVLLFAMYMFVLMYGGMIATEVATEKSSRVMEILVSSVPPIQQLFGKIIGVALVSLTQFFIFFVVAFAALKMSGQEVWRLLGLDHLPTSIFVYALLFFLLGYLLYAVLFAVLGSLVSRVEDVQPLITPVIMIVAIAFMIAMFGLNAPDSPFVIGASFVPFFAPLLMFLRIGLVSVPSWEVALCFALLVGTIAFLIYVGAKVYRGGVLMYGRVNMFKDMKQAIQLTKK; this is encoded by the coding sequence ATGAATAAATTTTTTCTTGTCATGGGCCATACATATGGAACAAAGTTGAAGGCAAAATCATTTCTGGTGACCACTGCCATCACGTGCCTGCTGATTATCGGTTTAGCCAATATTCAATCGATCATTAAGTTTTTCACTAGCGATGAAAAGGCTCAAGTGGCCGTCATTGACCGCACGGGATCGTTGTATGGCCCGTTAACAAAACAGATAACCGGCGGCGAAGTTGCCTTGACCAAAATTACGGACATGGAAAAGGAGGCAAAAGAAGCGGTTAAAGAAGGAGAATGGGACGGTCTGCTTATTTTGTCTGCGGATGAGGGAGGGTTGCCGAGAGCGGTCTATTATGCCAAGACCATTGTCGACAATCAGACGCCGGAAGAGCTTGCACAAGCGTTAAGCCAGCTGAAAACAGCGCTTTCCGCTGCTAAGCTCGGCTTAACGAATGAACAAATGGCGGAGCTTTACAAACCGGTTTCGTTCCAAAAGGTGGCGCTTGAAGAAGACGCCAAGACGGAAGAGGAGTTGAATCAAGCGCGCGTGCTCGTTTACGTCCTTCTTTTCGCGATGTATATGTTTGTCTTGATGTATGGAGGCATGATCGCCACCGAGGTGGCGACGGAAAAATCGTCGCGGGTGATGGAAATTTTAGTGTCAAGCGTTCCCCCGATCCAACAGCTGTTTGGCAAAATCATCGGTGTTGCCCTTGTCAGCTTGACGCAGTTTTTCATCTTTTTTGTCGTTGCTTTTGCCGCATTAAAAATGAGCGGGCAAGAAGTGTGGCGCTTGCTCGGATTGGACCATCTCCCAACATCGATATTTGTGTATGCGCTCCTGTTTTTCTTGCTCGGGTATCTTTTGTATGCGGTGTTGTTTGCCGTGCTCGGCTCGCTTGTCAGCCGGGTTGAAGATGTCCAGCCGCTCATTACGCCGGTGATCATGATTGTGGCGATCGCGTTCATGATCGCGATGTTTGGATTGAACGCCCCCGATTCGCCGTTTGTGATTGGCGCCTCATTTGTTCCGTTTTTTGCGCCGCTGCTCATGTTTTTGCGCATCGGCCTTGTGTCCGTGCCTTCTTGGGAAGTGGCGCTCTGCTTTGCGCTGTTGGTGGGGACGATCGCCTTCTTGATTTATGTTGGCGCCAAAGTGTATCGGGGCGGGGTGTTGATGTATGGACGGGTGAACATGTTCAAGGATATGAAACAGGCGATTCAGCTGACGAAAAAGTAA
- the yhaM gene encoding 3'-5' exoribonuclease YhaM, translated as MAKGIIHYEVGEQVDLFLLIKSATKGIASNGKPFLTLILQDKSGDIEAKLWDVSPDDEQRYVPECIVKVAGDIHNYRGKLQLRIRSIRPAHPGDAVRVHDFLETAPLDREDMRAKVTEYIFAMENPNIQRITRYLLKKYEKPFFEYPAATKNHHEFISGLAYHVVSMLELAKALVRLYPSLNKDLLYAGIILHDLGKVIELSGPVSASYTLEGNLLGHISIMVSEISKAAEQLGIQGEEVIILQHLVLSHHGKAEWGSPKPPLVKEAEVLHYIDNLDAKMNMIDRALEKVKPGEFTERIFALDNRSFYKPAFLAVSTPKKEGNEK; from the coding sequence GTGGCCAAAGGCATTATTCATTACGAAGTCGGGGAACAAGTCGATCTGTTTTTGCTCATTAAATCGGCGACAAAAGGCATTGCCAGCAACGGCAAGCCGTTTTTAACATTAATTTTGCAAGATAAAAGCGGGGACATTGAAGCGAAATTGTGGGACGTCTCTCCGGACGATGAGCAGCGGTATGTGCCGGAATGCATTGTCAAAGTGGCGGGAGACATTCACAATTACCGCGGCAAATTGCAGCTGCGCATCCGTTCGATCCGCCCGGCTCACCCCGGCGATGCGGTGCGCGTTCATGACTTTTTGGAGACGGCGCCGCTTGACCGGGAAGACATGCGGGCGAAGGTGACCGAATACATATTCGCAATGGAAAATCCGAACATCCAGCGCATTACCCGTTACTTGTTAAAAAAATATGAAAAACCGTTTTTTGAATACCCGGCGGCGACGAAAAACCATCACGAATTTATTTCCGGACTGGCGTATCATGTTGTGTCGATGCTTGAACTTGCCAAGGCGCTCGTCCGATTGTATCCGTCGCTCAACAAAGATTTGCTGTATGCCGGCATTATTTTGCATGACCTTGGCAAAGTGATCGAGCTGTCTGGCCCGGTGTCGGCGTCATATACGCTCGAAGGCAATTTGCTCGGCCATATTTCCATCATGGTGAGCGAAATTAGCAAAGCGGCCGAACAGCTTGGCATTCAAGGGGAGGAAGTCATCATTTTGCAACATCTCGTGTTGTCACACCATGGAAAGGCCGAGTGGGGGAGTCCGAAGCCGCCGCTCGTGAAAGAAGCCGAAGTGCTTCATTATATTGACAATTTGGATGCGAAAATGAACATGATCGATCGGGCGCTCGAAAAAGTGAAGCCGGGCGAATTTACGGAGCGTATCTTTGCCCTTGACAACCGTTCGTTTTACAAACCAGCGTTTCTAGCTGTTTCAACACCGAAGAAAGAGGGTAATGAAAAATAG
- a CDS encoding sporulation YhaL family protein, with protein sequence MLSLPWWIYLVVAGIIFSGYMTVKTAAREREIDEAFIEKEGEVYMERIRQERERRKQAKSL encoded by the coding sequence ATGCTCAGTTTGCCGTGGTGGATCTACCTAGTCGTGGCCGGCATTATTTTCAGTGGTTATATGACCGTGAAAACGGCGGCGCGCGAGCGGGAAATAGATGAGGCGTTTATTGAAAAAGAGGGGGAAGTTTATATGGAGCGCATTCGCCAAGAACGCGAACGGCGCAAGCAAGCAAAGTCCTTGTAA
- the serC gene encoding 3-phosphoserine/phosphohydroxythreonine transaminase: MKRAYNFNAGPSALPLPVLERAQQELLNFQNTGMSVMELSHRSKEYDAVHNAAKERLKRLLNVPDGYDVLFLQGGASLQFAMVPMNFLAEGKIGCYVLTGAWSEKALKEAQKIGLTTVVASSKETNYTYIPSLDDVKWPKDAAYVHITSNNTIFGTQWHEFPDVPADLVADMSSDILSRPFDVNKFALIYAGAQKNLGPSGVTVVIIRNDLLERIPDGLPTMLDYRTHQKSNSLYNTPPTFAIYMLSLVLEWVEEQGGVAAVEERNRQKAAVLYGAIDESDGFYKPHAEKGSRSFMNVTFTLPNDELTKTFLAEAKERGFVGLGGHRSVGGCRASIYNAVPLEACEALASFMNDFRRRFA, encoded by the coding sequence ATGAAACGCGCGTACAATTTCAATGCCGGCCCGTCGGCGCTGCCGCTGCCGGTGCTCGAGCGGGCGCAACAGGAGCTGCTCAACTTTCAAAACACCGGGATGTCGGTCATGGAATTAAGCCACCGGAGCAAAGAATACGACGCCGTCCATAATGCGGCGAAAGAGCGGCTCAAGCGGCTCCTAAACGTACCGGATGGCTATGACGTTTTGTTTTTGCAAGGCGGGGCGAGCTTGCAGTTTGCGATGGTGCCGATGAATTTCCTCGCTGAAGGGAAAATCGGCTGCTATGTGCTGACAGGGGCGTGGTCGGAGAAAGCGCTGAAAGAAGCGCAAAAAATTGGTTTGACGACGGTTGTCGCCTCGAGCAAAGAGACGAACTACACGTATATTCCGTCGCTCGACGACGTGAAATGGCCGAAAGATGCTGCCTACGTCCACATTACATCCAATAACACGATTTTCGGTACACAATGGCACGAGTTTCCGGACGTGCCGGCTGATCTTGTCGCTGACATGTCGAGCGACATTTTGAGCCGGCCGTTTGATGTTAACAAGTTTGCCCTCATTTATGCCGGGGCACAAAAAAATCTCGGTCCGTCGGGAGTTACGGTCGTCATCATCCGCAACGATTTGCTTGAGCGCATCCCGGATGGGCTGCCGACAATGCTTGATTATCGGACGCATCAAAAAAGTAATTCGTTGTACAACACGCCGCCGACGTTTGCGATTTATATGTTGTCGCTTGTGCTCGAATGGGTTGAGGAACAAGGCGGTGTGGCTGCTGTAGAAGAGCGTAATCGTCAAAAAGCGGCGGTGCTGTACGGGGCGATTGACGAAAGTGACGGCTTTTACAAACCGCACGCCGAAAAAGGAAGCCGCTCGTTTATGAACGTCACTTTTACGCTTCCGAATGACGAGCTGACGAAAACGTTCCTTGCGGAAGCGAAGGAGCGCGGTTTTGTTGGGCTTGGCGGCCACCGGTCGGTTGGCGGATGCCGGGCATCGATTTACAATGCAGTGCCGCTTGAAGCATGCGAGGCGCTTGCGTCGTTTATGAACGACTTCCGCCGTCGTTTTGCCTGA
- a CDS encoding tryptophan transporter produces the protein MNVRTLVSMALLVGIGAVLHAVIPGLFAGMKPDMMLAMMFLAILLFPSVKAAGLVGVATGLISAMTTTFPGGQLPNVIDKIITAFVVFALVTLLKKYSQTVVGAAVLTAVGTVISGAVFLTAALLLVGLPGGTAFPALFVTVVLPAAALNTVAMVIVYPIVASIFRRMNVTAHV, from the coding sequence ATGAATGTGAGGACATTAGTATCAATGGCGCTGTTAGTCGGAATCGGAGCCGTGCTGCATGCGGTCATTCCTGGACTGTTTGCCGGCATGAAGCCGGATATGATGCTGGCCATGATGTTTTTGGCGATTTTGCTGTTTCCGAGCGTTAAAGCGGCCGGCCTTGTCGGTGTCGCCACCGGCTTGATTTCCGCTATGACGACGACGTTCCCGGGCGGGCAGCTGCCAAATGTGATCGATAAAATTATCACCGCCTTTGTTGTGTTTGCCCTCGTAACCTTGCTGAAAAAATACAGCCAAACGGTTGTCGGGGCCGCGGTGTTGACGGCTGTCGGCACCGTCATCTCTGGCGCGGTGTTTTTGACGGCGGCGCTCTTGCTCGTCGGGTTGCCGGGCGGAACGGCGTTTCCGGCGCTGTTTGTCACCGTTGTGCTGCCGGCCGCGGCGTTGAACACAGTGGCGATGGTCATTGTCTATCCGATCGTGGCGTCGATTTTCCGGCGGATGAACGTCACAGCGCACGTGTAA
- a CDS encoding HTH-type transcriptional regulator Hpr: MKATEQHYSIKEAMLFSQRIAQLSKALWKSIEKDWQQWIKPFDLNINEHHILWIAYHFKGASISEIAKFGVMHVSTAFNFSKKLEEKGLLSFSKKQDDKRNTYIELTEKGEEVLMKLMETYDPAKNAVFNGALPLRDLYGKFPEILEMMCIVRNIYGDDFMEIFERAFENIKEDFVEQDGKLVKRAPKAEEHEKELAGQAN, encoded by the coding sequence ATGAAAGCGACAGAACAGCACTATTCCATCAAAGAGGCCATGTTATTCAGCCAACGGATCGCCCAGCTGAGCAAAGCGTTATGGAAATCGATTGAAAAGGATTGGCAGCAATGGATTAAGCCGTTTGACTTGAACATTAACGAGCACCATATTTTATGGATCGCCTACCATTTTAAAGGCGCCTCGATTTCGGAAATTGCCAAATTTGGTGTGATGCACGTTTCAACGGCATTTAATTTTTCGAAAAAACTGGAAGAAAAAGGATTACTTTCGTTTTCCAAAAAGCAAGATGACAAGCGTAATACGTATATCGAGCTGACAGAAAAGGGCGAAGAAGTGCTGATGAAGCTCATGGAAACGTACGATCCGGCGAAAAATGCGGTGTTTAATGGGGCGCTGCCGTTGCGCGACTTGTACGGTAAGTTTCCTGAAATTTTAGAAATGATGTGCATTGTCCGCAACATTTACGGGGATGATTTTATGGAGATTTTCGAGCGGGCGTTCGAAAACATTAAAGAAGATTTTGTCGAGCAGGACGGTAAGCTCGTCAAGCGGGCGCCAAAAGCGGAAGAGCACGAGAAAGAGCTGGCCGGCCAGGCTAACTGA
- a CDS encoding YhaI family protein — protein MESLEKRVAKLEFHQSLLMEMVDETKKPFYSLVIRADLTKEEVDAFLSFCHELAEQYEQQKAEGLTIFTPLLVQFAGMLHPNLPLEQTVDAMLAQQMFVPLMTELKALIRTVS, from the coding sequence ATGGAATCGCTGGAAAAACGAGTCGCTAAGCTCGAATTTCACCAGTCGTTGCTGATGGAAATGGTGGATGAAACGAAAAAACCGTTTTATTCCCTCGTCATCCGCGCCGATTTAACGAAAGAAGAAGTCGATGCGTTCCTGTCGTTTTGTCACGAGCTCGCCGAACAATATGAGCAGCAAAAAGCGGAAGGATTGACGATTTTTACTCCCTTGCTCGTGCAATTCGCCGGGATGCTTCATCCGAACCTTCCGCTTGAACAAACAGTTGATGCCATGTTGGCCCAACAAATGTTTGTGCCGCTTATGACTGAACTAAAAGCACTCATCCGAACCGTCAGTTAG
- a CDS encoding YjcZ family sporulation protein, with translation MSAPYAGGFALIVVLFILLIIVGCACVIY, from the coding sequence ATGAGCGCACCTTATGCCGGAGGCTTTGCGTTAATTGTCGTGCTGTTTATTTTGCTCATCATTGTCGGCTGTGCTTGCGTCATCTATTAA
- a CDS encoding peptidylprolyl isomerase — protein sequence MKKWMMAAAVVSLLALSACNNGDSEAIVETENGAITKDEFYNEMKERVGKTVLRDLIDQKVLSEKYKVTDEEIDREIERIKEAYGTQYDLIVQQNGENVIREMIKLDLLRTKAAIEDIKVKDEELKEYYENYKPKVRASHILVKDEKTAKEVKAKLDKGEDFAKLAKEYSQDPGSASNGGDLGWFGPGKMVKEFEDAAYQLKVGEVSDPIKTDYGYHIIKVTDKEKKKSFNEMKDEITFEVKRSKLDPTTMQSKVDELVKDAGVEIKDKDLQDVLGQQ from the coding sequence ATGAAAAAATGGATGATGGCCGCCGCCGTTGTTTCGCTTTTGGCTTTGTCGGCCTGCAATAACGGCGATTCAGAAGCGATTGTCGAAACGGAAAACGGTGCTATTACGAAAGATGAATTTTATAATGAAATGAAAGAGCGCGTCGGCAAGACAGTGCTTCGTGATTTAATCGATCAAAAAGTGTTGAGTGAAAAGTACAAGGTGACAGACGAGGAGATCGACCGTGAAATCGAACGGATTAAGGAGGCGTACGGCACGCAGTACGACTTGATTGTACAGCAAAACGGAGAAAACGTGATCCGCGAGATGATCAAGCTCGACTTGCTGCGGACGAAGGCAGCGATTGAAGATATTAAAGTGAAGGATGAAGAGCTGAAAGAGTATTACGAAAACTACAAGCCAAAAGTTCGCGCCAGCCATATTTTAGTGAAAGATGAAAAAACCGCGAAAGAAGTGAAGGCGAAGCTGGACAAAGGTGAAGACTTCGCCAAGTTGGCAAAAGAGTATTCGCAAGATCCGGGCTCGGCTTCTAACGGCGGTGATTTAGGCTGGTTCGGCCCGGGCAAAATGGTTAAAGAGTTTGAGGATGCGGCCTACCAACTGAAAGTCGGCGAAGTGAGCGATCCGATTAAAACCGATTACGGTTACCATATCATTAAAGTGACGGATAAGGAAAAGAAAAAGTCATTTAACGAAATGAAAGACGAAATTACATTTGAAGTAAAACGGAGCAAACTTGACCCGACAACAATGCAATCGAAAGTGGATGAACTTGTGAAAGACGCCGGCGTTGAGATCAAGGACAAAGACTTGCAAGATGTGCTTGGACAACAGTAA
- a CDS encoding HIT family protein, with protein MSDCIFCKIINGELPAAKVYEDEHVLAFLDISQVTKGHTLVIPKIHTENVFTLTPDVASRLFSVVPAIANALNKAFSPAGLNLLNNNGESAGQTVFHYHLHLIPRYGKGDGFGAVWKSHASDYTPADLQTIAATIRHQLN; from the coding sequence GTGAGCGATTGTATTTTTTGCAAAATTATTAATGGTGAACTGCCGGCGGCGAAAGTGTACGAGGACGAGCATGTGCTCGCGTTTTTGGACATCAGCCAAGTTACGAAAGGCCATACACTTGTGATCCCGAAAATACATACAGAAAACGTTTTTACCCTCACGCCTGATGTAGCCAGCCGATTGTTTAGCGTCGTGCCCGCGATCGCCAACGCATTGAATAAAGCGTTCTCCCCGGCCGGGCTCAATTTGCTGAACAACAATGGCGAATCAGCTGGGCAAACGGTGTTCCATTACCATCTTCATCTCATTCCGCGCTACGGCAAAGGCGACGGATTTGGCGCCGTCTGGAAATCACATGCCAGCGACTATACACCCGCCGACTTGCAGACAATCGCCGCCACAATCCGCCACCAACTCAACTAA
- a CDS encoding ABC transporter ATP-binding protein, with protein sequence MTLLQVEHLYGGYTAQNVLEDVTFTVDRGEMVALIGLNGAGKSTTIKHIIGLMEPRRGTVSINGHTLATEPETYRRQFAFIPETPVLYEELTLEEHLRLAAMAYGLDEAEYERRLPPLLREFRLERRLSSFPAHFSKGMKQKVMIVCAFLLEPPLYIIDEPFLGLDPLAIHALLERMNEQKAKGAGILLSTHILATAERFCDSFVILHQGRVKAKGTLEDIRRQFGLKAATLDEVYIELAKDDAP encoded by the coding sequence ATGACGCTTTTGCAAGTGGAGCACTTATACGGGGGATATACAGCGCAAAACGTGCTTGAGGATGTGACATTTACGGTCGATCGTGGTGAAATGGTTGCATTGATCGGCTTAAATGGAGCTGGCAAAAGCACGACGATCAAACATATTATCGGTCTGATGGAGCCGCGCCGCGGTACCGTTTCGATCAACGGCCATACGCTTGCGACGGAACCGGAAACGTACCGGCGGCAGTTTGCCTTTATTCCGGAAACGCCGGTGTTGTATGAAGAATTGACGCTTGAGGAACATTTGCGTCTGGCGGCGATGGCGTACGGGCTTGACGAGGCGGAGTATGAACGGCGTCTTCCGCCGCTGCTTCGCGAGTTTCGGTTAGAGCGGCGGCTTTCCTCGTTTCCGGCCCACTTTTCTAAAGGGATGAAACAAAAAGTGATGATTGTTTGCGCTTTTTTGCTCGAACCGCCGCTTTACATTATCGACGAGCCGTTTCTCGGCCTTGACCCGCTCGCGATTCATGCGTTGCTTGAGCGGATGAATGAACAAAAAGCGAAAGGGGCAGGCATTTTGTTGTCGACACACATTTTAGCGACGGCGGAGCGGTTTTGCGATTCATTCGTCATTTTGCATCAAGGCCGGGTTAAAGCGAAAGGGACGCTTGAGGACATTCGCCGTCAGTTCGGACTGAAAGCGGCGACACTTGATGAAGTATATATTGAATTGGCAAAGGACGATGCGCCATGA